GAGAACGCGCCCCCTACCTGACCACTGATGTGCGCCGTCGCGCCAGGCATGCTGAACTCGGTGATCTTGCTGAATTGCCCAGGATCGGTCAGCGCCTTGTATACGCGATCAGGAGCCGCTTTGAATACCACTTCCTGATGAATAGCTTCACTGTGGTTGGAGATCTCCTCGCTCTCCGCAGCTAAGGCCGAGACGGGCGAGATGAGAAACGGCAGGCCCGAAAGACCAAGCAGCGAACAAACCGACGCCATCCGCAAGGAAAATTCCCGACGATTCGAGAATGCAGACATCATGAATCCTCCTCACATGCCGAGCGCTCCGATTTCAATATCAATAGCGCTGGCAATATTTAACAAGATTGTTTAATATTAAATTCCTATACGGGAAGCGGATGCATGTTGTCAACCACGAAAACAAAACCATCTTTGTCCGACGCCAGGCTCGACGCGGTATTCCGTGCGCTGGGCGACCGCACGCGGCGGGCATTACTGGCCAGGCTGTCCCATGGTCCCGCGAT
The window above is part of the Terriglobales bacterium genome. Proteins encoded here:
- a CDS encoding SRPBCC family protein; the protein is MMSAFSNRREFSLRMASVCSLLGLSGLPFLISPVSALAAESEEISNHSEAIHQEVVFKAAPDRVYKALTDPGQFSKITEFSMPGATAHISGQVGGAFSLFAGHITGRHIELVPNQRIVQAWRDDGWAPGVYSIAKFELHDSGSGTRLVFDHTGFPQGSAAHLAIGWKSHYWEPMAKYLEHGK